The nucleotide window CACCTAAATCAGATGTTTGATTCCAGGCTCTGGCTAATTTGCCATCTAGGTAATCGGTAATTCCGGCTATCGCTAAAATCGTTATAGCAATCACATCTTGTTCACGCACGAGTGCGAAATAGATGAATACTGGAATACCCAATAAACGCAGGAAACTGAGTGCGTTAGGAATATTGATGTTCTTATTCATGGCAGAACTAACTCTTGTCGCGTTCTTTCACACGGATAGCAACTTGGACCGGGGTTCCAGGGAAAGAAAATTCTTCACGTAAACGACGCTCGATAAAGCGTCTGTATGAGGCTTCAATCCATCCGCTTGAGAAAACGACAAACTTAGGTGGCGCAATACCTGCCTGAGTGGCATAAAAAATCTTGGGTTGTTTTCCACCGCGCACAGGTGGTGGCGTGGCGCCAATCAGAGCTCCCAGGAATGAATTGAGTTTCGATGTTGGCACGCGTTTTTCCCATGAATCAATAGCGGTTCGAAGCGCAGGTGCTAATCGGTCTCTATGCCACCCTGTCTTGGCAGCGACATTAACGCGTTGGGCCCATTCAATTTGATCTAGATGTCTATCAATTTCGCGATCTAATTGATCTCTACGGTCTTCATCTACTAAATCCCACTTATTCATCACGATAACCATCGCTTTTCCAGCTTCTTCAGCCATCGTAAGGATGCGTAAATCCTGTTCTGAAATAGCTTCACTTGCATCTAAGACAATTACTGCAACTTCACAGCGTTCAATAGCGGCTTGTGTGCGAAGTGATGCGTAATAATCCGTGCCACTTGCCTGATTAGAGCGCTTTCGCAATCCTGCAGTATCAATAAATCGCCAGGTTGAACCACCAAAAGTGATTAACTCATCAACTGGATCGCGAGTAGTGCCAGCAATTTCTGAAACTATAGAACGCTCTTCACCAGCTAATGCGTTGAGCAACGATGATTTCCCAACATTTGGTCGGCCAATCAATGCCACTCTGCGGTATCCATCCTGGACTTGAGCGCGTCCAACTTCGGGTAGTTGTGAAACAACTTTATCTAGAAGATCGCCGCTGCCTCTTCCATGTAGAGCAGAAACAAAATGCGGTTCACCTAATCCCAGGTTCCATAATGAGTGCGCATCTGATTCTTCGCGTTCGCCATCAACTTTGTTTGCGATTAAAACAATTGGCTTCTTGGCTTTTCGCAGTTCCTGAACTAAAACATCATCTTCATCTAATGCGCCAATTTGTGCATCAACTACGAAACATAAAACATCGGATTGCTCCATTGCGATCTCAGCTCCGGCACTGACCGCAATAGAAATGCCATCGGGTTTAGATTCCCATCCGCCGGTATCCATCACGATGAATCTGCGTCCACCCCATTCGCATTCGTATTGAACACGATCGCGAGTAACACCAGGGGTGTCTTCAACGATTGCTTCTCGTCTGCCAATAAATCGATTTATTAATGTTGACTTACCAACGTTAGGTCGTCCGAGTATTGCCACAATTGGAAGTCCGAGTAAATTGCGTTCACGCAGTAATTCCCAAACACGCTCAACGGTTTCTTCTAGGTTTAAAAGCGTTGAGTCAATAAGAACCGCATCTGATGCCATCTGCAAGGGCGAGGCTTTACGCGTTGTGTCAATGAGATCTCGCCCATCTAGAGAGTTTTTCACTGCCTCCGTTGAAACATCGGCCGTTGCGATTTCAGCTTCTCTACGCGTGGCGCGTGCTTCTAAATCAGCAGTTAAATAAAGTTTTAATGGAGATTCAGGTGCTACAACATTTCCTATGTCTCGTCCTTCGACAATAATTCCACGTGGCGCAATTTTTATATATTGACGTTGAATCGATAAGAGTTCATGTCTTATCTCAGGAATAGCTGCAATATGGCTAACGCGATCAGTCACCTCTTGAGAACGAATTGCATCATTAACATCAGTATCGCCAACAAATAGAATTGGATTTTGCGCATCACAATTGAAACGTAGAGGAAATAATTTAAGAAGTTCAATTAGTTTTCTTGGGTCTTGTTCGTTCTTTTCTAAACTTAACCACGTTACGCCACGATAAAGTGCGCCAGTATCTAGAT belongs to Candidatus Planktophila limnetica and includes:
- the der gene encoding ribosome biogenesis GTPase Der yields the protein MGIVVAIDGPSGAGKSSTAKLIAHRAGWNYLDTGALYRGVTWLSLEKNEQDPRKLIELLKLFPLRFNCDAQNPILFVGDTDVNDAIRSQEVTDRVSHIAAIPEIRHELLSIQRQYIKIAPRGIIVEGRDIGNVVAPESPLKLYLTADLEARATRREAEIATADVSTEAVKNSLDGRDLIDTTRKASPLQMASDAVLIDSTLLNLEETVERVWELLRERNLLGLPIVAILGRPNVGKSTLINRFIGRREAIVEDTPGVTRDRVQYECEWGGRRFIVMDTGGWESKPDGISIAVSAGAEIAMEQSDVLCFVVDAQIGALDEDDVLVQELRKAKKPIVLIANKVDGEREESDAHSLWNLGLGEPHFVSALHGRGSGDLLDKVVSQLPEVGRAQVQDGYRRVALIGRPNVGKSSLLNALAGEERSIVSEIAGTTRDPVDELITFGGSTWRFIDTAGLRKRSNQASGTDYYASLRTQAAIERCEVAVIVLDASEAISEQDLRILTMAEEAGKAMVIVMNKWDLVDEDRRDQLDREIDRHLDQIEWAQRVNVAAKTGWHRDRLAPALRTAIDSWEKRVPTSKLNSFLGALIGATPPPVRGGKQPKIFYATQAGIAPPKFVVFSSGWIEASYRRFIERRLREEFSFPGTPVQVAIRVKERDKS